From the genome of Parazoarcus communis, one region includes:
- a CDS encoding ABC-type transport auxiliary lipoprotein family protein, which produces MQAYFKLLLIPFLGMLLAACNGLVVAPKAVAMYDLGIVEMLEMPPGRAPAQIQLRAPSWLNSSAMQYRLEWDRPFQRRAFVESRWVANPSELLARSLDRAILGGSPVANECRLRIELDEFVQIFDSETSARVEIVARAAWLPARSDRVLARKEFRLTQDSIPATAEQGVAAYRRLTRQLSLDLAEWLEELDRTSGQGLNGRAQCRA; this is translated from the coding sequence ATGCAAGCCTACTTCAAACTGTTGTTGATTCCGTTTCTCGGCATGCTGCTGGCCGCCTGCAATGGCCTGGTCGTGGCACCCAAAGCTGTTGCGATGTACGATCTCGGAATCGTCGAGATGCTCGAAATGCCGCCGGGGCGGGCACCGGCACAGATCCAGTTGCGTGCGCCGTCGTGGCTCAACAGTTCTGCAATGCAGTACCGGCTGGAATGGGACCGCCCTTTCCAGCGGAGGGCTTTCGTCGAGAGCAGATGGGTTGCGAATCCGTCCGAGCTGCTTGCGCGTTCGCTTGATCGTGCAATCCTGGGAGGCAGTCCGGTTGCCAACGAGTGCAGGCTCCGGATCGAGCTCGATGAATTCGTCCAGATTTTCGACAGCGAAACCAGCGCACGGGTTGAGATCGTGGCGCGCGCGGCCTGGCTTCCGGCCCGAAGCGACAGGGTGCTGGCACGCAAGGAGTTCCGGCTCACGCAGGACAGCATACCGGCCACGGCAGAGCAGGGCGTCGCAGCCTACCGTCGCCTGACAAGACAGCTGTCGCTTGATCTGGCCGAATGGCTCGAGGAGCTTGACCGCACATCAGGACAGGGGTTGAATGGACGGGCGCAATGTCGTGCCTGA
- a CDS encoding MlaD family protein: protein MENRAHAIATGLFALFLGSILVLSLWWFSEDRELTRDYLLVSNGTVNGLNVQARVRYRGMSAGSVTDIGIDPENPRQILVRIRIRADLPVTDKTRASLGTQGVTGLAYVQLNETGDGGVPLVDEAGRLPRIALESGLIDQIADSALAAAKRFKEVADRISILFNDENADRLRGSLERLESAIAGVDKTFADAPRTLAAIRSAFSEHNMAKLSSTLANLERTSAVAEPTIAELRGLLVQLSEMSARVDRAAIAAGDGLIDGTLPQLNELLRDLTVTSRRLGRLIEEVEATPQMLLTGPAERTPGPGEAGFQGR from the coding sequence ATGGAAAATCGCGCCCATGCGATCGCGACCGGTCTCTTTGCCCTTTTTCTGGGCAGCATTCTGGTGCTGTCACTCTGGTGGTTCTCGGAAGACAGGGAGCTGACACGGGACTATCTGCTGGTGTCGAACGGCACGGTAAATGGCCTCAACGTGCAGGCCCGTGTGCGCTACCGCGGGATGTCCGCCGGTAGCGTGACCGATATCGGCATCGATCCGGAGAATCCGCGCCAGATTCTGGTGCGCATCCGCATCCGTGCCGACCTGCCGGTCACGGACAAGACCCGCGCCAGCCTCGGGACGCAGGGCGTGACCGGACTCGCCTATGTCCAGCTCAATGAGACAGGCGATGGTGGGGTCCCGCTGGTGGATGAGGCAGGCAGACTGCCGAGGATTGCCCTGGAGTCGGGGCTGATCGACCAGATTGCCGACAGCGCACTGGCGGCGGCAAAGCGCTTCAAGGAAGTTGCCGACCGTATTTCCATCCTGTTCAATGATGAGAACGCGGATCGCCTGCGCGGCTCGCTCGAGCGCCTTGAGTCCGCCATTGCAGGCGTCGACAAGACCTTCGCCGATGCGCCGCGAACGCTGGCTGCCATCCGCAGTGCGTTCAGCGAACACAACATGGCAAAGCTCTCGAGCACGCTCGCCAACCTTGAACGGACGAGCGCAGTGGCAGAGCCGACGATAGCCGAGTTGCGCGGCCTTCTGGTTCAGCTTTCCGAGATGTCGGCACGCGTCGATCGGGCCGCGATTGCGGCCGGTGACGGTTTAATCGACGGCACCTTGCCCCAACTGAACGAACTGCTGCGCGACCTGACCGTTACCTCGCGGAGGCTCGGACGCTTGATCGAAGAAGTCGAAGCGACGCCCCAGATGTTGTTGACCGGACCGGCAGAACGCACGCCAGGGCCTGGCGAGGCCGGTTTCCAGGGGCGCTGA
- a CDS encoding ABC transporter ATP-binding protein → MCTASDTSAVISLSGVVTRFGKNLVHDGLNLDIAKGEIVSLVGGSGSGKTTLLRHIIGLTRPAQGEVSLFGEPLHSGSMHEQIARRRRFGVLFQQGALFSAFSVGENIAFPLREERIATDEEIRQLVTLKLAMVEMEPQHALLMPAELSGGMVKRAALARALALEPELLLLDEPTAGLDPDRSASFVRLILSLRDELGLTVVLVTHDLDTLAAMSSKVAVLADRRILSYASLEDTIKVDHPFIERFFRGAQGRRALAQLQGEN, encoded by the coding sequence ATGTGTACTGCATCTGACACCTCGGCGGTGATTTCCCTGTCGGGCGTGGTGACGCGCTTTGGCAAGAACCTTGTCCATGACGGACTGAACCTGGATATCGCCAAGGGTGAGATCGTCTCGCTCGTCGGCGGCTCTGGCAGCGGCAAGACGACCCTGCTGAGACACATCATCGGCCTGACGCGCCCGGCTCAGGGTGAAGTCTCCCTTTTCGGCGAGCCGCTGCATTCGGGCTCCATGCATGAGCAGATCGCGCGCCGCAGGCGATTCGGTGTGCTGTTTCAGCAGGGTGCGCTGTTCTCTGCCTTCAGTGTTGGGGAGAACATCGCCTTTCCCTTGCGGGAGGAGCGCATTGCCACCGACGAGGAGATCCGTCAGCTGGTGACGCTCAAGCTCGCCATGGTGGAAATGGAACCGCAGCATGCCCTGTTGATGCCTGCCGAACTTTCAGGGGGGATGGTCAAGCGTGCAGCGCTTGCACGTGCGCTGGCGCTCGAGCCCGAGCTGCTGCTGCTCGACGAGCCGACGGCGGGACTGGACCCCGACCGTAGCGCGAGTTTTGTACGCCTGATCCTGTCCTTGCGCGACGAACTCGGGCTCACGGTCGTGCTGGTGACGCACGATCTGGACACGCTCGCGGCGATGTCGAGCAAGGTGGCGGTGCTGGCAGACCGAAGGATACTGAGTTACGCCTCGCTGGAAGACACGATCAAGGTCGATCATCCCTTTATCGAACGCTTCTTTCGCGGCGCGCAGGGCCGACGTGCATTGGCACAGCTCCAAGGAGAAAACTGA